A section of the Chloroflexota bacterium genome encodes:
- the tuf gene encoding elongation factor Tu, producing the protein MAKKRFERVKPHVNVGTIGHVDHGKTTLTSAITRVLATVGAASYRSYDSIDNAPEEKARGLTIQIAHIEYETGKRHYAHVDCPGHADYIKNMITGAAQMDGAIVVVSAPDGPMPQTREHILLARQVEVPSIVVALNKVDAMDDPELLELVELELRDLLTKYGFPGDKIPIVRVSALKAGECGCGKRDCQWCGGIWKLMDAVDAYIPTPVRDKDKPFLMPIEDVFSIKGRGTVPTGRVERGTIKAGDPVEIVGLGTSINTVAISLEMFHKILDDAEPGDAVGILLRGVEREQIERGMVIAKPGSVKPHTKAEGQVYILTKEEGGRHTPFFNGYKPQFYIRTTDVTGAIKLPEGMEMAMPGDNVKMTVELISPVALEEGLRFAIREGGRTVGAGTFTRIIE; encoded by the coding sequence ATGGCAAAGAAAAGGTTTGAGCGGGTAAAACCACACGTAAACGTTGGGACAATTGGTCACGTCGACCACGGGAAGACTACGCTGACTTCGGCCATAACCAGGGTACTGGCCACAGTAGGCGCAGCATCATATCGCTCCTATGACAGTATAGACAATGCCCCTGAAGAAAAGGCCAGAGGGCTGACTATTCAGATCGCCCACATAGAGTACGAGACCGGAAAGCGCCACTACGCCCACGTGGACTGCCCCGGCCATGCTGACTATATCAAGAACATGATCACCGGCGCTGCTCAGATGGATGGAGCCATCGTGGTAGTCAGCGCCCCTGACGGGCCTATGCCTCAAACGAGGGAGCACATTCTGCTGGCACGCCAGGTAGAAGTACCGTCCATAGTGGTTGCCTTGAATAAGGTGGACGCCATGGATGACCCTGAGCTGCTCGAGCTCGTGGAACTAGAGTTGAGAGATTTGCTAACCAAGTATGGCTTCCCTGGAGACAAGATCCCCATAGTGCGGGTTAGTGCTCTTAAGGCAGGCGAATGTGGCTGCGGTAAGAGAGACTGCCAGTGGTGTGGGGGAATCTGGAAGCTAATGGATGCGGTTGACGCTTATATCCCCACCCCGGTACGAGACAAGGACAAACCTTTCCTGATGCCGATTGAGGATGTCTTTAGCATCAAGGGACGTGGTACTGTACCCACAGGGAGGGTAGAGAGAGGCACTATCAAAGCAGGCGATCCAGTGGAGATAGTGGGGCTAGGAACATCTATCAACACTGTTGCTATTAGTCTGGAGATGTTCCACAAGATTTTGGACGATGCCGAGCCTGGCGATGCAGTCGGAATCCTGTTGAGAGGTGTGGAACGGGAACAAATCGAAAGAGGCATGGTGATTGCTAAACCCGGTTCTGTGAAGCCACACACCAAGGCTGAGGGTCAGGTCTACATCTTGACCAAGGAAGAAGGCGGGAGGCACACTCCCTTCTTCAATGGCTACAAGCCCCAATTCTACATCAGGACCACGGATGTCACCGGCGCGATTAAGCTACCTGAAGGAATGGAAATGGCTATGCCAGGGGATAATGTGAAGATGACCGTAGAGTTGATCAGCCCCGTGGCACTGGAGGAGGGGCTGAGATTCGCCATCAGGGAAGGCGGCAGAACAGTAGGGGCGGGGACATTCACTCGCATAATTGAGTAG
- the rpmG gene encoding 50S ribosomal protein L33, with product MAKKADVRGIIHLACTQCRERTYTTTKNRKNDPQRLELKKYCPRCRTQTLHREAK from the coding sequence GTGGCAAAGAAAGCTGACGTTAGAGGTATCATTCATCTTGCTTGCACCCAGTGTAGAGAGAGAACCTATACCACTACTAAGAACAGGAAGAATGATCCACAGCGATTAGAGCTAAAGAAGTATTGTCCTCGCTGCCGCACTCAGACACTGCATAGAGAGGCCAAATAG
- the nusG gene encoding transcription termination/antitermination factor NusG, which produces MQEDERQWYMIHTYTGREAQVQLNLEQRVKSMDVDKDIGDVIIPTVEEIEIKEGQRRTVSKKLYPGYVLVKMRMNNNSWSIVRNTPGVTSFVSNQDEQGKLIPAPLEEEEVATILAKMKAGAPQVTVGLTKGESVRITDGPFIDFAGIIDEISPEKGKVRVLVSFFGRETPIELDFLQVEKL; this is translated from the coding sequence ATGCAGGAAGACGAAAGACAGTGGTACATGATTCACACATATACAGGGCGTGAAGCGCAGGTCCAACTAAACCTGGAGCAGCGTGTCAAGTCTATGGACGTTGACAAGGACATAGGCGATGTCATCATACCTACTGTAGAGGAGATCGAAATCAAGGAAGGGCAACGACGCACCGTATCCAAGAAGCTTTACCCTGGCTACGTGCTTGTCAAGATGAGAATGAATAACAACAGCTGGAGTATAGTTCGCAATACTCCAGGAGTCACCAGTTTCGTGAGCAACCAGGACGAGCAAGGGAAACTCATTCCTGCCCCTCTTGAAGAAGAAGAGGTGGCAACCATATTGGCGAAGATGAAAGCTGGTGCACCTCAGGTAACGGTCGGATTGACCAAAGGGGAAAGCGTACGCATTACCGATGGCCCATTCATCGATTTTGCTGGCATAATCGATGAAATCAGCCCAGAGAAAGGTAAAGTGAGAGTACTGGTTTCCTTCTTTGGACGAGAGACGCCAATAGAGCTCGACTTTTTACAGGTGGAGAAGCTTTAG
- the secE gene encoding preprotein translocase subunit SecE: MGKAEAAGKQGTRFRFFSDIIAELKKVVWPTRRDTIRLTVIVLIVCITLGILLGALDYGFTHLVWDVLLGR; this comes from the coding sequence ATGGGAAAGGCTGAAGCTGCCGGGAAGCAAGGTACCAGATTCAGGTTCTTTAGCGACATCATAGCCGAGCTAAAGAAAGTAGTCTGGCCCACGAGACGTGATACAATACGGTTGACCGTCATAGTGCTAATCGTCTGTATTACCCTCGGCATTCTTCTTGGCGCGCTTGACTATGGATTCACCCACCTGGTATGGGACGTGTTGCTGGGGAGATAG